DNA sequence from the Hippopotamus amphibius kiboko isolate mHipAmp2 chromosome 1, mHipAmp2.hap2, whole genome shotgun sequence genome:
CCCTTAATCTGAATATATTATACTATTACcttaaactgaatatatttttacTGCTATGTTGAAGCAGGGACACCTTCTAGAAGCTAGAAACATCTGAGAGACAAATTCTTTATTGGTATAAACCTCTACATATCAAAAAGCATGCTGGATATGAGCACAGAGTATTTCCTGAAGCTTAATGAGCATCTAAGGTTAATGCTTGCCTTCAGCATTTCCAAGTAGGTCATTAATCTCCAGGAAATGCTTGGTATTTTGATTGCTGTTTGCTTAATTGAAGAGGTGAATAATTTAGTAAAGGATGACTACATGAATTTGGACAAAGACTGTTTTTCTAACAGGCACAGCGGCACCCCCTAGTGAGCACATTTGGTAAAtgtaaaaatgttaaagtatCAGTAATTCAGGTTTTGGAAATGCAAGATTTTGGATAGATTTGCCACAGGTTTTAATTAGCAATAGAAAGTATCTTTttgtaaaggagaaaaacaatatgTTTTCAGGATGTGAGAAAACTCAGATCTAAAGTAAatgactttataaatatttgaattctcattttataataACATTGTAAAATTTAACATTGTAATGTTGaaaatttgttgttttaataagaAAACTCTTCTTTTTCAGGTCAGAAAGGGATCTTtgtttgaaatcatttctttCCCAGCAAAGACTGCTTTAACTGGCATAATGTACGCTTCATATGCAGCACTCATTTATTTGGTAAGTTAAGAAAATTATTAGAATCTAGGAATAAATATACTTATGTAAAGATATACTGTATAGTCCATCCATAAACCAAGGTATTATTCTCTTGTTacacaaaataattttacattaaaaaattacatttctaagGAGCCAAGTCAATCCACCAAAAACTAAACTgcataaataactaaaattattttattttttataaaatttattactaTTCGGCCAAAAcattttggttttgctttcatTTAGCTACAGTTGTTTTGTTTCAGCCACTGTGCAATGGTTGGTTAAAGTTCAGTATTCTGTCTTTTGAATTACAAAAGTGTTCATTAAAAACcatgacaaaaatataaacaattttataaagGGTTATTTTCTTTCAATCCATTGCCATTTATActtacctttaattttttaaaaaatgtacaacatACAAAGAGAAAAGTACACACCTTGATGAATTATCAGAAAATCTGTTAATCTATTTACCACACAGGTCAAGTGACAAAACATTATATGATCATTCTAGAAGCCTCTTTCTTGCCTCCCTCACGATCACTAACCTCTTCTGTAAGGACAACCACTATTTTGACTGCTGGTACCACTGTCAGTTTGGTTTGAGttgtatataaatgaaatcacatgcTATATGTTCTTtcgtatttgttttgttttgctcaacATTATCATTGTGAGATTCATTTGTTGCCTATAGAGTAGGCTGTTTATTGTctttgctgtgtagtattccattgattGAATATATAACTATCCATTCTATTGTTGAATATTTAGATTATTTACaactttggctattgtgaataaggttgctataaatattcttgtataTATGTTTTAGTGAAATTGTTGGACTGTAGAATTTGCATATGTTCATCTCTAGTAGATATTGCcaaagttttccaaaatggttatttttaagatttttgttttttgatgtggatcatttttaaagtctttattgaatttgttatagtactgcttctgttttatgtttgggttttttggccacaaggcatgtgggatcttaactccccaatcagggatcaaacctgtaccccctgaattggaaggcaaagtcttaaccattggaccaccagggaagtccttccagaatggttttttgtttttcttgttttttttttaaataaatttatttatttatttattttattggctgtgttgggtcttttttgctttgcacgggctttctttttagttgccgtgagtaggggctgctcttcgttgtggtgtgtgggcttctcattgccgtggcttctcttgttgtggagcacgggctctcggcgcgtgggcttcagtagttgcagcacatgggctcaatagttgtggctcacgggctctaaagcacaggctcaatagttgtggtgcacgggcttagttgctcctctgcatgtgggatcttcctggaccagggatcgaacccgtgttccctgcattggcaggcagattcttaaccactgcgccacctaggaagccccttccagAATGGTTTTAACAGTTCACTCAAGGAGATGATGAATCCAGGTTGTTCTGTGTCATCACTGgcacttggtattgtcaatcTTTCCCAGTATAGCCATTGTTGTGGGTATATAGTACTAtcatattgtggttttaatttacatttcttgatTATTAATAAGATTGAATACTTTTATACATTAATTGgacattttgatttccttttttgttaatttctgttagtctcttttcattttcccccTTGGAGTTGTCCATCCTTTTATTATCAATTTGTGCTTTAAACTATATTATTGGAATAAGCCCTTTTTGGGTTGAATATGGgcagatttcttttattttttgactagGCTTTCACTTTTAGCAGtgtcttttaaaacaaaagttcttaattttaatgtagtccaatTTATTAATCTTCTTTATGTTAAGTGCTTTTTTATGTCTTAATTAGGGAATCTTGCTACCTATATCCTAGGTCATGAAACTACTCCCTCTGTTATATCCTAAGAGCTTTGTTATTTTGCCTTTCACTTTTAGATTTATAATACATCTAGAATTGGTATGAGGTAAGGGTCAAATTTTTCCTCTTTGGGTATCCAGTTGATCCAACTCAATTTATAGGGGAGATAAAAAACCCTTTTCCTATTGCCCCAGAACAGCTCtttgtaaataaaacaaatgtcctTATATATGTAGGTCTGTTTATATTCTCTCTGTTCTAGTCAGttgatctgtttgtctattcTTACACCAATTCAACACTGTATTATTTATAGGGTCTTTACAATAAGTCTTGATAACTGGTAGAATAAGTTCTCCTTCCAAGTTATGAACATGGTATATTCCTCTGTTTATTTAGatctcctttaatttctcttaataATTTTATGGCTTTTTTGTCAGAGGTCTTTtacatatttgttaatttttttgatCATATTGAAACACACAACAATAAAGGCTAAATTTTCCCCATAATCCATAGATTCAGTGCAGTCCCAATTAAAATCTGAGcaggtgtgtatgtgtacattgactagtttattctaaaatttacaggGAAATGCAAAGGGTAAAGAATATCTGAGacatccttgaaaaaaaaaaacaaagtaaaagaacttatttttaaacatatttacagttttaaaaatctctgaatttatcaaataaatatttgacaagTGTTTTAGATTTTTGAGAAATGCTCGGTTATCTTAAATGTGAATCTCACACAAAATTGACGCAAATATATTGCAGAGAATGGGTGGGATGAAATGGCTGTGGTGAAACTAAAACGAACTAGGTTAAAAACCAAAATTACTCTAATTTTTCAAAGGCTTTTGAGATCATCCTACATGATCTGTCATGCTGTAAACTTTCTAAGTAAGTAATAGAAACAAATTTTGGTGACCTCTGATAATTGGCCATATATGCATCCAAGACCTAGGAGGGGTCAGAGCTAGAATTGTTTTGAAAGCATATAACGTATATGTTGGAAGTTAATGCCTATGAGTGGAACTATGCCAAGTGAAAAGAGTAGAAAGTCGACAGAAATATGAAGAACAGCTTACATTTAAGGTGAGCTAAGAAGAAATCCATGAAGGAGACAAAGGACCATTAATTAGAAAAGTAGGAAGAGAATCAGGAGAAACACTGTCAAGAAAATAGAGACTCAGGAAGTTGTGACTGGTTAAGTGTcacatagaagcagaaaaagtcaAGTCAAATGAAGATCTGAAAGGTGTCCATTAGATCTAGTAGTAAAGATGTTGGATCAACCATCTTGAGAACTATTTCAGTGGTGCGATGGGATAAGGAAGACAGAAATAGCAGGAAAAGTGAAGTTGAGATGATAAAACAGAAACCATGAATGTAGGCCCTGGTTTGACCAAGAAAAGAGTGTTTATCAGTCAAGAGGGAAACAGGACCACAgggatttttttagttttaaattttaggatAGAAGACACTTGAGCATGTTACAGGTTGCAGGGGAGGAGCTAGTCAAGAACGAGAGGTTGAAGAGGCAGGGAATAATTGCTAGACAAAATGGTAGAGTATTGGTTAAAAGCAAAGATAGATACTGACCTTGATCAAGACCCTTCATTTTCTGAGACTTGGACAGAATTGATTAGAATGGGCACGGATAAAATGTTGTAAATGAGGGAAGAAGAAATGTATCAAATAGGATAGGGCTTCCCAACCTTTTTTCACAGCAGGGCATACAAAGAAAATGATCATATTTGTGATAAATGCCTAAAGCTGTTTGCAGCTGGAAGTGATGGACCTCAAGGTTTATAGCTTTAGATTTGGATATATTCGGATACAACTAACAAAAAATACCTGAGAGTACCTTAATCAATACAGACATTTAAATATCTCACTTAATTAGAAGTCTAGAGTTAATCAGTTCCTGGGTTTGCACAGTGGGTCTACAGTGTCTTCATGGATCCAGGGcctttccatctttctcttctgctatcttgtttgttgttgtttttaataggtgtttttttttttaacatttatttattatttaatttatttatttggctgcgttgggttttcgttgctgtgtgggctttctctagttgcagctagtgggggctgctcttcattgtggtgctctggcttctcagtgtggtggcttctcgttgcggagcatgggctctaggcgtgcaagcttcagtagttgcagcaagtgggctcagtagttgtggctcatgggctgtaaagcacaggctcggtagttgtggcgcacaggcttagttgctctgtggcacgtgggatcttcccagaccagggcttgaatccctgttccctgcattggcaggaggactcttaaccactgcgccaccagggaagtcccgtttgTTTTTGTCCCTTAGGTTTATTGCCTCATGCTCAGGCCTTACATCATCGATATCAGTGTCCAAAGCAAGAAGGAGGAGATAGTAGAGGCAAGAGACAGAgtctttcttttatataaaaaggaggaaaatcttATCCAAAAAtccttcctgtctttctctgCAGCAGACATATTTTATTTCGTTGGCCAGAACAGGGTCACATTTCCACACAGTAATGCAAGAAAGTGAAGGGAAGCATCTGTTGTCCACCCCCATTCTATAGTGGGAGACAGGCAAGaaaagaggaggcagggaggtcaGGAGGAAAGAGGCTGTTCAAGCCAGCCTGTTCAGTCCTTTCTCTGTTACCCTCTTTAGGACACCACAGCCTATTACATCACCTTGGAGGTACCTCTCTGGTAAAATAAGCTAGTTTAGGTGTTTTCGTATTTTGTAGATTTTATTATTCTTGTTGCTTGCCTTAAATACTTggcatcatcatcttcatcaggAAACTTATAGGATAGGTTTAACACTTATAATTCTTAGTGATTCTCaatttttgaagtaatttttctctatgtgttttgttttgacacCCTTAATGTACTGAGTGGCATTTTTTGAGGGACAGTGGATCACAAGTTTGTTTAGAAATCATTGATCCATTAACTTACTAAATTCTTACCAAAATGTTTATGTCCTTCCAATTAATTGTACACAACTGGTATAAGCAAagtctgggggaaaaaagtaaaaacaaaaaacctacttTGAGATATTAACATGTTTGAGGACAAATTCCATCTCTCAGAAAATGTTTCATTTACTTAAATCAGGAGAATAAAGGAATGTCTCATTTAATTAAATCAGAGAATAAAGATGTAAAACATCTAATGAATTGGGGGAAAATGTAAAGCATActaagttttaattttctttctagatTATGGTATATTTATAATAAGGAATCAATCTCTTCATGTTTATCATGTGCCAGGGATACTTCAAAGAGTTTCTTCATTAGAATATACATATAGATTAATGACTTTATGTTAAACATTTTATTGGATTTTTATCTGTAAGTTTAATAGCTAAAAAAGAAAccttacttaaattttttaaaaattttttattattagacAGTCTGTGTTAATGCTGTGCTGGAGAAGGTAATAAAAATTTTCCAAGAAGAAGAATCCATAAGAGAGGAaagtgaaaattttagaaaagccttttctgagcctgtgctttctgagcctctgtttcctgaaGGTAAAATCAAAGCAAAACCTTACAGGTCATTACCAGAGAAGCCAGACAATGTTTCGGATTGCCCCAAACTTCCTGCTAACAGGTTGACTAATAAGATCCAGGTTTTACATTCTGTGTTTGACCagtcaaatgaaataaatgaatgagcaaatcTGAACTTAAATATCACTGAACAGAGCTTAAGAGTTATCTAATGACATTTCGTCTGACAAAACTAGGAAACTAGTTTTCATATTCTGACTGCTCttgctttgaaaaaaaacaaacaaacaaacgggGAGGGGGGGACCACTGCTAAAATGTCATCCTCAAGTATTGATAtggtagagaaaataaaatgaatcaatgtcgaatatatatatgactatgtgatttttttaatgaacaagaAAATGTACTC
Encoded proteins:
- the SPATA9 gene encoding spermatogenesis-associated protein 9 — its product is MPIKPVGWISGQVLKNFSGRIEGIQKVIMDLIDEFKDEFPTILRLSQSNQKREPMQKTSKIRMAVALARINRGTLIQGLNSISSSSKSVAKLLQPQLTCRLTELRDISHRLLKEVNAPKQPLYNMQVRKGSLFEIISFPAKTALTGIMYASYAALIYLTVCVNAVLEKVIKIFQEEESIREESENFRKAFSEPVLSEPLFPEGKIKAKPYRSLPEKPDNVSDCPKLPANRLTNKIQVLHSVFDQSNEINE